One genomic window of Bacteroidota bacterium includes the following:
- the fabG gene encoding 3-oxoacyl-[acyl-carrier-protein] reductase: MRLLEGKTALITGASRGIGRAIALCFATEGAQIAFTDLFRDEHMETLENELANMGIKAKGYASDAGSFTDCEKLVNDVLADFVKIDILVNNAGITKDNLLLRMGEAEWDAVIKVNLKSVFNMTKAIQRHMLGNRYGTIINMSSVVGISGNAGQANYSASKAGLIGFTKSVAQELGTRNIRCNAIAPGYIETDMTRKLPEEIRENLIKKIPLRRAGKPEDVAHVALFLASDLSDFISGQVIQVCGGMYT, from the coding sequence ATGAGACTTCTTGAAGGGAAAACCGCTCTGATAACCGGTGCCTCGAGGGGCATAGGACGTGCGATAGCCCTTTGTTTTGCTACTGAAGGCGCCCAGATTGCCTTTACCGATCTTTTCAGAGATGAACATATGGAGACTCTTGAAAATGAGCTGGCAAATATGGGCATCAAAGCCAAAGGCTATGCATCCGACGCCGGATCATTCACCGATTGTGAAAAACTGGTAAATGATGTGCTCGCCGATTTTGTAAAGATCGATATACTGGTCAATAATGCCGGCATCACAAAGGATAACCTCCTCCTCCGCATGGGCGAAGCTGAATGGGATGCTGTCATCAAAGTCAACCTGAAGTCGGTATTCAACATGACTAAGGCCATCCAGCGGCACATGCTTGGCAACCGCTATGGAACCATTATCAACATGAGTTCGGTCGTTGGCATCAGCGGTAATGCAGGACAAGCAAATTACTCTGCTTCCAAGGCCGGATTGATCGGTTTCACCAAGTCGGTTGCACAAGAATTGGGCACTCGTAATATCCGTTGTAATGCCATCGCGCCCGGATATATCGAAACAGATATGACTCGTAAACTGCCCGAAGAGATCAGGGAAAACTTGATCAAAAAGATACCTCTGCGCCGTGCAGGTAAACCGGAAGATGTGGCTCATGTTGCACTTTTCCTGGCATCTGACCTGTCGGATTTTATCAGCGGACAAGTCATTCAGGTTTGCGGTGGTATGTACACTTAA